Genomic window (Streptomyces yatensis):
AGGGCCCCACCACCGGGCCCGAGGTGGCCGGGCACGGCAAGAGCGTCGTCTTCATCGCCCATGACCTCTCCAACCCCGGTCCCGCCGGAGTCGCCCAGGGCGTCCAGGAAGCCGCCACGCTCCTGCGGTGGAGCGCCCGCACCCTCAACGGCCAGGGCACGCCCGCCGGTTACCGGTCCGCCTTCAAGAAGGCTCTGGCCCTGAAGCCGGACGGCATCGCCATCGCCGGTTTCGACCCCGGCAGCGTCGCCGACGAGATCAAGCAGGCCAGGGCGGCGGGCATTCCGGTGATCGGCTGGCACGCCGCCCCGACCCCCGGCCCCGACGGGAGCCCCGAGCTGTTCAGCAACGTGACCACCCGGGTCGAGGACGTCGCGAAGATCAGCGCCGACTGGATCATCGCCCGCTCGGGCGGCCGCGCGGGGGTGGTGCTCTTCACCGACGCCACGGTCCCCTTCGCCAAGCACAAGTCGGACCTGATCAAGAAGGAGCTGGCCACCTGCTCCGACGTCAAGCTGCTGAGCTACCGGAACCTGCCGATACCCGAGGTCAACAAGCGTGCCCTCGGGGAGGTCCGCTCGCTGCTCTCCCGCTACGGGGACAAGTGGACCTACTCGGCCGCCATCAACGACCTGTACTTCCGCCACACCGCCGCCGCCCTGCGCGCCGCGGGCAAGGACGGGGCGGACGCCCCGTTCAACATCGGTGCGGGGGACGGCGATCCGTCGGCCTTCCAGCGCGTCAACGGGGAGCGGTTCCAGGCCGCCACGGTGCCCGAGCCCCTCACCGAACAGGGCTGGCAGATCGTGGACGAGTTCAACCGCGCCTTCGCGGACAAGCCCGCCAGCGGATACGTCCCCGCGGTGCACATCACCACCGCCGCCAACAGCGGCGGGGCGCTGTCCTGGGACTCCGAGGGCTATCGGCAGGCCTACCGCAAGATCTGGGGCAAGTAGGCGGCGCGCCGGCCGGGCGGGAAACGTAACGGCAGGGCCCCGAGTCACTCGGGGCCCTGCCGTCAGCTGGGGCTGGTCCCGGTGGACCTGATCCTGGTGAAGCCAGTCCTGGTGAAGCCAGTCCTGGTGAAGCCAGTGCTGGTGAAGCCAGTCCTGGTGAAGCTAGTCCTGGTGAACCTCGTTGCTGCCCGGGCCGCCGGAGAGGGTGTCAGTGCCCTTGCCGCCCCACAGCACGTCGTTGCCGCTGTTGCCGTAGATCGTGTCGTTGCCGTCCTCGCCGTACAGCGTGTCGTCGTCCTGGTCGCCGTAGATGGTGTCGGCGCCGTTGCCGCCCCGGATGATGTCCTTGCCGGTGCCCCCGTGCAGGATGTTGTCCTCGGAGCCGCCGGTGATGGTGTCGTTGCCGGCGTCGCCGTAGCATTCCTGCGCACAGTTGGTGATGGTGTCGTCGCCGTCGCCGCCGTAGGCGCCGAAGCCCATGACACCGCCGCCGCCGTCGATCCGGTCGTTGCCGGCGTCGCCGTAGAACGTCGGCGCCGCGTTGCCCTTGAGGACGTCGTTGCCGGCGCCACCGTGAATTCCGGCGTAGGCCGAGCTGTCGGCGTCGAGCTTGATGGTGTCGTCGCCGTCACCGAGGTCGACGTCGTAGTTGTCCGAGTCGTCGGAGTTCTGCGGGATGAGCACCGCGCACTGGGCGACGGTGTGATCGCCCGCGGTCGGGTAGGTGCACTCGTCCCACTTCGCCGCGTCCGCATCGATGGTGATATCACCGTTGTCGCGGAAGGTGAGGACGTAGTATTCCTCGAATTCCCCACGGCTGACGATCTGCTCGGAGACCGAGAGGTTGTTCTTCTGTCCCGCGGCGGCCTTGTACCAGAGCTCACCGTCCTCGTGGACGAGAGAACCCGAGGTCGTCGCGGCCGCCTGGGCGGCGGGCGCCGCGAGAGCGGCTCCCCCCAGGGCGAGAGCGAGGGTGGCTGTAGCGGCCATGGTCCGGTACATGCGCATAGGGGTGTGGCCCTTCGTGCAATCAGTGCCGATCAAACCGGCGGAGAAATTGCCGATGCGATCACCGGGCGCCGGTGATCGGCGATGTGGTGTTTCCGATCGCCCTGGTAGACCGGGATCGACGGCAAGCGGTTGCACCGGGAATCCCCTAGTTTCCCGCGGTCGCAGGTCACGCCCTTTCCCACAGGATTTCCGCCATGAAAAGTTCCATCACGGCAACCGCCTATTGTGAACTGCTTAACTCTTTGTTCACCGAGTGGCCGTTGAGCCGGCCGAGTGCGGACCCGTGAGGTGGGCCCGGGCGTACTTGCGGAAGGCCGTCACAAGGCGGCTGTTGTCGTCGGCGCGGGTGGCCAGCACCACATGACTCGGCTCGACCCCGTGCAGCGGGACGATGGCGAGATCGGGGCGGAGGCCCTGTGTGTAGGCGCCGGGAGCGATGGTCACGGCCTGTCCGGAGGCGATGAGTTCGAGCTTGTCCTCCACACCTTCGGCGAGGGGACCGTCGGGTGCGCGGCTGCCGTCGGGGCGGGGGTCGATGCGCCAGAAGGCGTTCCAGACCGGATCGGCCCCCCGGATCAGGGGTTCGTCGGCGATGTCGGCGACGGTGACCGACTCCTTCCCGGCCAGCGGGTGGTCGATGGGCACCACCAGCACCCGGGGCTCGTCGTAGAGGACCGTCACCCGCAGATCACCGGTCGGGAACGGCAGCCGGGTCACCGCCGCGTCCACCCGGTGGTCGAGCAGGGCGGCCCGTGCGTCGTTCCAGGTCAGGTGCAGGGTGTGGACGTCGGCGTCCGGGTTCCGGTGGCGCAGCTCGCGTACCGCCGGGGTGACGATGACGTTCATGATGTAGCCGATGGTGATCCGGCTCGGCTCGGCGACGGCCCGGGTGTGGGCCGCGGCCTGGGCGGCGGATCGCAGCAGCGCCTTGGCGCGGGACAGGAAGACCTCCCCGGCCTCGGTGAGCTTGCTGCCCCGCGGGGTGCGGTCGATGAGCCTGGCCCCCAGCTGTCGTTCGAGCTGGCGGATCTGCCGGCTCAGGGACGGCTGGGTGATGTGGAGGGCCTCGGCGGCGCGGCGGAAGTGCCGGTACTCGGCGACGACGGTGAAATACCGCACCAGCCGAAGGTCGAGATCCACCGGAGGCGGCGTGTCTGCCATGCCCGCACGCTAGCCGCGCCGAGCCGTCGGCCGCTACTGGGAAATCCCCTTGAGCTGTGGTGATGCCCGGCATGTATCTCCAGATGCGGAACAGGCCTTGGACGCGGGTCCGGGGCCGTTCCTAGCGTGGCGTACGCAGTCCTTCGCAGTTCCCCCCTTTTTTTTGCAGCAGCGAGGAGAGACGTATGTCCGCACCCGTAGCCCTGATAACCGGTGGCACCAGTGGGATCGGCAGGGCCACCGCCGAATTGCTCCATCGTCGCGGATACCGGGTGGTCGTCACCGGCCAGAATCCCGACACCATCGCCGCGGCCGAGAAGGAATTCCCCGAAGGCGTGGTCGTGGTACGCGCCGACGCCCGGTCACTGGCCGAGACCGACCGCGTCGTCGAGGAAATCCGTCAGCGCTTCGGCGGACTCGATGTCATCTTTCTCAATGCCGCCATCGTGCGCATGCTACCGATCGAGGCCGAAGCATTCGACGAGGCCGCCTACGACGACCTTTTCGGCGTCAATGTCAAAGGCCAGTTCTTCACCCTCCAAAAGGCTCTCCCCCTGCTCCATGACGGGGGTTCCATCATCTTCAATGTCGGGATCGGGGCCACCAGGGGAATTCCCGGCGGGGCCGCCGTCAGCGCCGCCACCAAGGGAGCCCTGCTTTCCATGGTGCCGTCACTCGCCCTGGAACTGGCTCCCCGGCGCATTCGCGTCAACGCCGTCAGCCCCGGCCCGATCGACACCGGAATCTGGGCCAAACAAGGGATGCCGGCCGAAATGCTGGAAGAGGTCGCCAAGGCCACGGTCTCCCAGGTCCCCCTCGGGAGGTTCGGGACGAGCGAAGAGGTCGCGGAAGTCGTGGCGTTCCTGGCCTCGGACGCGGCCGGCTTCGTCACCGGGGAGAACCTCGTCGTGGGTGGGGGTGTGGGGGTCAGGTCGTAGGGACGCGCCGCACAGGCGCGGTGGTCGTTCGCGGCCGAGCGCGTCAGAAGCGGTACGGCGTCGCGTACTCGGGCAGCAGGATGCGGGAGCCGGGGCTGGCCTCGCGGATCCGGGCGATGAAACCGTCCAGGTCGATCGTGGGATCGCGGTGGGCGCCCTCGGCCAGGGGGAGTTCGAAGTTGTCCCAGTGCACGGGGACCACGGTGGCGGGGTGGCCGAGCGCCTTCAGCAGGCGGGGCGCGTAGCGGTGGGTGGCGGGGGTGCTGGGGGTGGCGATCATGGCCACGTCCGGGCGCAGACCGGCGGCGTCCCGTTCGCTGAAGTCGCTCGCTCCCATGAGGAAGGCCGAGAGCCCGTCGGGCAGCGTCAGGTGGAAGGCGAGGGTGTCGCCTTCCGGGAGGTCGGAGATGGTCTGGGGGCGGGGCGGGGGCCGGTGAGGGTGCCGGGGGCGAAATAGCTGTAGGAGTCGTTACGGCTGTGGCGGCTGGAGACCGCCTCGACCACCAGACCGTCGAAGTCCAGCACCTCACCGCCCCTGACCACGGCGATCCGGGCCTTGTCGACGCCGAGGGCCCGGAGCAGGTGGTACGTGGTCTCGGTGCCGACGATCCGCGCGTCCGGGGCGGCCGCGGCGATATAGGGGACGTCGTTGAGGTGGTCCCAGTGGCTGTGGCTGACCAGGATCAGCTCGGGGCTTCCCCTGTGACGGTCGATCGCCGTACCGTCCGTGGTCAGCGGCGTCTTCGGATTGAAGGTCTTCTTGAAGAGCCCGGTTTCGAAGCGGCTCAGATAGGGATCGAAGAGGATCGTCCGGCCGCCGTCGGTGTCGATGCGCCAGCCGCTCGTACCGAGCCACTGGAAGGTCGCCTCGGAGGTCTTGGCGTCGGAGGCCGTCGCGTCCGAGGTCTTCGCGTCCGAGGTCGTCGCGTCCGAGGTCTCCGCGTCCCGGCTCTTGTGGGCGCTCGGCGCCGTCCCGGCGGCCGCCTGGGCGGCCGTGGGAAGGACGGCGGGTACGGCCGCGCCGGCCGCCGCTCCCCGGATCAGCAGACGGCGGTTGAAGCGCGATGCTCTGTTGGCGGTCATGGGCACAGCAGAGCAGCTCGCCCGCCCCACCGTCCAAGATCGTCGCGGCACCGCAGCCATATCCGGTTCCGTATCAGACCAGGTCAGCGGCGTCTGAGCGCGTCCACCGCGAGCCGCGCCGCCCGCCCGATCGCCGCGTCCACCGCCGTACGTGCCGCCGCGGCCGAGGCCGTACGGGCGAACACGGCGACCGCGTACCGGCCGCCGTCCGGGTAGCGGACGACGCCCGCCTCGATGTGCAGGCTCGGCAGCGTGCCCGTCTTCGCCGCGACCAGCACCTCATCGGGGAAGCCGGAGGCCAGCCGCTGACGGAAGACCTGCCGGGACATCAACTCCCGCACCAGCGCGCACGCCGCCGGGGAACCGGCCCGGTCCCGCCAGATCAGGCCCAGCAGGGTGGTGATGTCGCGCGGGGTGCTGGAGGTGGTGTGCCGGGGGTCCAGGACGCGGAAGCGGCGCAGCCGCTCGAAGGCCAGCGTCGGATAGACGGCGGCGAACGCCGCCTCGTCCGTCGCGCCCGCGTCCTCGAACATCGACTCCAGCAGTTCCCGGGGCCCGCCGACGATCCGCGTGCGGTCCAGGCCGAGTTCGGCCGCCAGCAGCCGCACCGTATCGAGGCCGGTCCGGCGCATCAGCGCGTCCGCCGCGGAGTTGTCGCTCACCGACAGGGCGAAGTACGCCAGGTCGCGCAGGGACATCTCGACATCGTCGGCGCAGCCCGCGGTGCCCCAGCCGCCGAGGCGGTCGGGGGCGGTGATGACCACGCGTTCGCGGGGGTCGAGCTGTCCGGCGTCGGCCTGCCGGGCGAACTCCAGCACCAGCAGGATCTTGAACACGGACGCGATGACGACCTGGTCGTCCACGCCGAGGCCGAGCTCGCGCCCGGGCACGTCGATGTCCACCGCGTGCAGCCGGGCTTCGGCGTCCGCCTCCGCGAACACCTCCGCGATCCGCTTCTCGATCAGCGCCGCATCGACCGGCGGCGTGTCCACGCGTACCGCGTTCACCGGCACCGGGGCCCCTGATTCCCCCTTGTCCAACGCTCCCCCTCACCCCTCCGGCGTCGCATAGGGTCGGCCGGTGGATCTCATACGCCACCTGCGCCTGTTCATTGTCGTCGCGGAGGAGCTGCACTTCAGCCGCGCCGCCGATCTCCTCGGCATGGCCCAGCCGCCGCTGAGCCAGTCCATCCGGCGGCTGGAGCGGGAGTTGGGGCTGGAGCTGTTCGACCGCTCGGCCCGCCAGGTGCGGCTCACCCCCGCCGGTGCGCTGCTGCTGGAGGAGGCACGCGAACTGCTCGCCCGCGAGGAGCGGTTGCGTACGGTCATGGCGCGGGTCCGCGACGGGGAGCTGGGCACGCTGCGGGCGGGCGTACCGCCGCAGACTCCCGCCCGGACGCTGCACGCCCTGCTGTCGGCGTGCGCGGAGGAGTTCCCTGGGCTGCGGATCGATCTCCAGGAGGTGGACACGGCCGAGCAGGTGCGGCTGCTCGCCGCCGCCCGGCTGGACGTGGGTCTGGTGCACCACCCGGTGGCGGACGCCGACGATCTCGTGGTGGGGCCGTCCGCCGGGGTCGAATTGGGGGTCGTCCTGCCCCGTTCCTCCCCGCTGGCCCGCCTTTCCGAGGTGGCGCTGGCGGACCTTACCGGCCATGAGCTGTTTCTCTTTCCCCGGGCCGCGGCGCCGGGGTGGTACGACCGGATTCTCGATATCTGCCGGGAGGGCGGTTTCACCCCGCCCGCGGTCCGTCATGCCCGTAATCCGGAATTCCTGCTGGGGCTGGTGGCGTCCGGACGCGGGGTGGCGTTCGACGACGGGCGGGTGGCAGGCAAGGAGCCGCGGGCCGCCTGGCGCCCGCTGGCCGGACGTCCGCTGACGCTGTGGATGTCCGCCGTATGGCCTGCGCATGCGGCCCATCCGGCGGCAGCTCCGTTCGCCCGGATCGCCGCGGACGTCATCGCGCGGGAGGACCCGCCCCACCGGCTGCTCACGCCTGCGGAGGAGAGCGGTCGGCCCCGCCCGTGGTCGGTGGTCTTCGAGCCCGGCGCCGGTCCGGCGACGCCGTGAGAAACCCTCCGCAGAAAAGCGCCGCGAGAAAGCGCAGCAGCAAACTGATCCGGATTACAGTTCATATTTCCTGGAGAACATTTCCGGAACCCATGGAGTTTTTCCGGACCCGCCTGTCAAGATCTTCCCTCATACCTTCCCCGTTCACTCAGGAATATCAGGGATTCTCGTGCGGAAAATACATGCGGCCGCCACCGTGGCCGTCGCGGTGCTGGCTCTGGCGCTGACCGGCTGCGGCAACGACGACGACAAGGACGCCCAGTCGTCCGGCACTTCCGACAAGGCCGCGGCCGCCCAGAAGGGCGACGGCGCGGAACGCGGCACCGCGTCCGCCACCCCCACCGGTGCGAGCCCCAGCCCGAGCCGTACCAAGCCCGCCGGGAAGAGCCCCAGCGCGAGCCCGAGCAGCCCCCGGGCCACCCGCACCGCCGACGGCGTCACCCCGACACCCCGCCGTACGGCCCCGAAGACGCAGGCCCCCGCGCCCACCCGGGCGGGCGCCCCGGCGAGCGTGCAGGGCACGTGGTACTCCCAGGTGCGCGATCCGAACGGCAAGCCGCTCGTCATGACCGTGACCGGCGGCTCCCTGACCGTGGGGTACCAGGGCAAGTCCTGCCCCGGGACGATCAGCGCGAGCATGGCCGTCTCCATGACCTGCCAGGGCGAGACCATCTCCGGCGGCACCGCGGTGGTCAGCGGTGACGGCCAGAGCCTGACCATCAACTGGCCGCAGGGGAACCCCGACCGGTACGTCCGCCCCTAGGGCCGTCCGGGCGGGGGAGCCTATCTCCCGCCCGCCTCCACACCCCCGTCGCCCGCCTCGACTACCCCGCCCCGCGCCTCAACTCCCCCGCCCCGCGCCTCAGCTCCTCCGCCCCGCGCTTCCGTACGCCGCCGCTGCTCCTCGATCCGGTGCAGCACCGAGTCCAGATGCGTCTCGGAGGCGGCTCGGGCGGCCTCCGGGTCGCGGGCCTCGATCGCCCGCAGGATGGCCTGGTGCTCCTCGATCGTGGCGCGCCGGCGAGCGGCGGACAGCGAGGTCTCGCGCCGCCCCGGCTCACCGATCTCGTAGACCCGGTCCAGCAGCCGCAGCAGCAGGGGGTTGCGGGTGTACTGGGCGATGGCGCGGTGGAAGGTGCGGTCCAGGTCGGTGAACTCCCGCCGCGTGGGCTCCCGTCGCATCGCGTCCAGCAGGGCGTGCAGCTGGACGATGTCGGCGGGGGTGGCACGCCGGGCGGCCCGCGCGGTCACCGAGGGCTCGATACACGCGCGCACCTCCATGACCTGCAACAGCTCCGCCGTGGCGTCGAGCCCCGAGGCGAGGATGTCGCCGCGCGGGGTGGCACCCGGGTCGAGGACGACGGTGCCGGAGCCGGGGCGCCGGGCGACCAGTCCGCGGGAGGCGAGGGCGCGCAGCGCCTCGCGGACCGAGCCCCGGGAGACGCCGAGGCTCTCCGCCAGCTCCCGCTCCGGGGGGACGCGGGAACCGGGCGGCAGCTCTCCGCTCAGGATCAGCCGCTCCAGGCCGACGGCCAGGGCGTCCGGCCTCGACAGGGTGGAGTGCCGCAGTTGCCGCCAGTCCATCTCCCGGCTTTCCTCCGCCTTCTTCAGCTTTCCCGAGCTTCCCGAACTTCCCGAACTTCCCGAACTTCGCGAGCTTCGCGGGCTTCCCGAGCTTCCCGAACGTCCCGGGCCTTTCCGGGCTTTCCCGAGCTTTCCTGTGGCCTTATCCGGTCCGGCCGGTGGTCGTCCAGAGTCTCATATCCGGCGGACGTCTCCCCGGCATCGTCCCGCCCCCGACGCGAGGGGATTTAACCAGGTGGTGACAGGCGGGCAACCGGAGTCGCCGGGCCCGCCCACTACCGTCTGCCGAAGCAATGTGGTCCTACCAATGGACCAATCGCCTGTCCCTGCGCCATCCTGGCCGCACCGCAGCGCGCGCTCTCCGTCCCCAGCAGTGAGGCATTCCGCCATGCGCCAAAGAACGAGCGGACCCAGCGACCGGCCCCCACCCACCCGCCACCGACCGCGCGTCGCGGCCCTCGCCGCCCGGGTGCTGTGCGTGCTGGTCGTCGCCGCCACCGCCGGCTGCGCCTCCCTGGCCTCCCCCACGGCCGAGGTGGGCGCCGACCGGATGACCGACCCCCGGCCCGTCCGCGACGGCGGAACGCTGGCCATCGCCCTCAAATCGGATCCGGACAAGCTGGACCCCTCCCTGGCCAGCACCGCCGTGGGCCGCACGGTGTTCGCCGCGATGTGCGAGAAGCTCTACGACGTCGACGCCCGGGACCGGTTCGTGCCACAGCTCGCCGCCGCCCCGCCCACCACCAGCGACGGGGGCCGCACCGTCACCATCAGGCTGCGGCACGGCGTCCGGTTCGCCGACGGCACCCGGATGGACGCGAAGGCGGTCAAGACCTCCCTCGACCGGCACCGCACGCTGCCCGGATCCGTCCGCGCCAGCGAGCTGAAACCCGTCACCTCCGTACAGGCGGTCGGCGACGACACCGTACGGCTGCGGCTGAAGAAGCCGTACGTCCCGCTGCTGGCGCTGCTCGCCGACCGCGCGGGCATGGTGATGTCGCCGACGGCGCTGAAGCGCTACGGCAACGGCTTCGCGAGCCACCCCACCTGCGTCGGCCCGTTCCGCTACGCCGAGCGCGTGGTGGGCGACCGCATCGTCCTGGACAAGGACCCGAACTACTACGACGCCGACTCCGTCCATCTGCGGCGGGTCATCTACCGCACCATCACCGACGGCAACGTCCGGCTGGCGAATCTGCAGTCCGGTGACATCCAGGTCGGCGATCAGATGGACCCGGTCCAGGTGGGCAGGGCGCTCACCGAACCCGGGCTGCAGCTGTTCAACTCCCCCTCGCTGGGCTACTACGGACTGACCCTCAACATCGGCAACACCGAGGGCGCCGGGGCGCCGCCGGGCCGGATCGACACCCCGATCGCGCGGGATGTGCGGGTGCGCGAGGCGTTCGACCTCTCCCTGGACCGCGCCCTCATCAACACCATCGTCTTCCAGGACCGCTACCGGCCCACCTGCGGCCCGCTCCCCTCCGGCACCCCGTACGCCACCGGGGCCCGCTGTCCGGCCCGCGACCTGGCCAAGGCCAAACGGCTGCTCAAGGCCGCCAAGGTGACGACCCCGGTCCGAGTACGGCTGCAGATCAGCACCACCCCGGAGGACAACCGGCTGGGCCAGGTCATCCAGGCCATGGCCAAGGAGGCGGGTTTCGCGGTGAGTCTGGCGCCGACCGAGTTCGCCACCGGCCTGGAGCACTCCCGCGCGGGCGACTTCCAGGCGGCGACGACCAACTGGTCCGGACGGCTCGACCCGGCCGGCAACATCGACGTGTTCGCCGGCACCGGCGGCGCCCAGAACTACGGCGGCCTCTCCGACCCCGCCATCGACCGGCTGATCGCCGAGGGCGGCGCGACCGCGGGCAAGGCGGCCCGCCAGAAGATCTACGCCCGGCTCGTCGAGCGCATCCGCGCCCAGCACACCGTGCTCTATCTGATCCAGCCCACCAACTACGTGTCCGTGACGAAGAAGGTCGCCGGGCTGAAGGTCTTCGGCGACGGGCTGATCCGCGTGAAGGACGCCGGATACGCGACGGGAGGAAACTGATGTCCTATCCGATCCGCCGCGTCGGCGAATCGCTGATCACTCTCTTCCTGGTCAGCGTGGTGGTCTTCGCCGGCGTACGGGCGCTGCCCGGCGACACCGCCACCGCGCTGGCCGGGGAGGAGCCCACGCCCGAGGCGATCGCCCAGATCCGGGCGAGCTACGGGCTGGACGACAACCTCGTGGTGCAGTACGTGCGCTATGTGCGGCACGCCGCAACCGGCGACCTCGGCGTCTCCTCCCGCACCGGGCTGCCGGTCCTGGACTCGGTCCTGGAGGCGCTGCCCGTCACCCTCGAACTGTCCGCCCTGGCCCTGCTGCTCGCGGTCGTCGTCGGCGTGGGCGCCGGGGTGGTGGCGGCGGTCCGGCGCGGCAAGCCCGAGGAGTGGCTGGTCAACGCCGTGGCCCTGCTGGGGCTTTCGGTGCCCGCCTTCTGGCTCGGCATCGTGCTCGTCCTCGCGTTCGCCATCGCCCTCCCGGTCTTCGCCGCCTCCGGCTTCGTGCCGTTCGGCGTGGACCCGATGGAGAACCTGCGCCATATGGTGCTTCCAGTGATCGTCCTCGGCTCCGGTCTGGCCGCGGTCGTGATGCGGCAGACGCGCGCGGCCATGCTGGGCTCGCTGTCCGCCGACTACGTCCGCACGGCGCGCGCCAAGGGGCTCTCCAGCCGTCAGGTGATCATGGGGCACGCGCTGCGCAACAGCCTGGTCACCGTGGTGACCGTGCTCGGGCTGCAGCTCGGGCACCTCATCTCGGGCGCGGTCGTCACCGAGCAGATCTTCGTCCTGCCGGGCTTCGGCAAGCTCACCATCGACGCCGTCTTCTCCCGCGACTACGCGATGGTGCAGGGCGTGGTGCTGTTCACCTCGGCCGCCTACATCCTCGTCAACCTCCTGGTCGACCTGGCCTATTCGGTGATCGACCCCCGTATCCGGCTCGGAGGTGCCCAGTGAGCGCCGCTGCCACCGCCCTTCCCGCCGCCGAGGAGCGGGAGCGGGCCCCGCTCGCGCCGCTGTCCCGGCTCCGGCTGCTGACCCGCAACAAGCTGGCCCTCACCGGGGCCGTGGCCGCCGCGATCCTGGTGCTGGTCGCGGTGTTCGCACCGCTCATCGCGCCGTACGACCCGGCCCGGCCCGACTTCTCGGCCGCCCTCCACCAGCCGGGCTGGGCCCACTGGCTGGGCACCGACGACCTGGGCCGCGATCAGCTCTCCCGGGTCGTGTACGGGGTGCGGGCCTCGCTGCAGATCGGTCTGCTCGCGGTGGCGCTGGCCTTCGCGGCCGGGGTGCCGCTCGGGCTGATCGCGGGCTACTACGGACGGTTCGCCGACTCGGTGGTCTCCCGGCTCACCGACACCCTGCTCGCCTTCCCCTTCCTGGTGCTGGCGGTGGGCCTGGCCACCATCCTCGGACCGTCGCTGCTCAACGCCACGATCGCGGTCGGCGTCTCGCAGATCCCGGCCGTCATCCGGATCACCCGGGCGGAGACGCTGCGGCTCAAACACCTCGACTACGTCGCGGCGGCGGTGGCCAACGGCGGCGGGGACGGCACCGTGCTCTTCCGCCACATCCTCCCCGGCGCCCTGTCCGCGCTGACCGTCCAGGCCACCGTGGGCATCCCCTCCGCGATCATCGGCGAGGCGCTGCTGAGCTTCCTCGGGCTGGGCATCCAGCCGCCGTCCGCCTCGCTCGGGGTGATGCTCTCCAGCGCTCAGGCGTATATCGCGGCCGCGCCCTGGATGGCGGTCTTCCCGGGGCTCGCGATCATCGCCGCGACGCTCGCGTTCAATCTGCTCGGGGACGGGCTGCGCGACATCCTCGACCCCCAGGGAGACAGCCGATGAGCATGTCGATGACCTCGTCTGCGACCCCTGCCCTGAGCGTGCGGGACCTGTCCGTGGTCTTCCGCACCCCGACCCGCGTGGTCCACGCCGTGGACGGGCTGTCGTATGACATCGCCGCCGGTGAAGTGCTGGCCGTGGTCGGCGAGTCCGGCTGCGGCAAGTCCGTGACCTCCACCGCCGTGATGGGGCTGCTGCCGCCCACCGCGCACGTCGGCGGCTCCATCCGGCTGGGCGGACGGGAGCTGGTGGGGGCGGACGAGAAGGAGCTGCGGGACGTCCGCGGCCGGGAGATCGCGATGATCTTCCAGGAGCCGATGACCTCGCTGAACCCCGTCCTCACCATCGGCCGCCAGGTCGGCGAGGTCCTCCGGCGCCATCAG
Coding sequences:
- a CDS encoding calcium-binding protein, translating into MAATATLALALGGAALAAPAAQAAATTSGSLVHEDGELWYKAAAGQKNNLSVSEQIVSRGEFEEYYVLTFRDNGDITIDADAAKWDECTYPTAGDHTVAQCAVLIPQNSDDSDNYDVDLGDGDDTIKLDADSSAYAGIHGGAGNDVLKGNAAPTFYGDAGNDRIDGGGGVMGFGAYGGDGDDTITNCAQECYGDAGNDTITGGSEDNILHGGTGKDIIRGGNGADTIYGDQDDDTLYGEDGNDTIYGNSGNDVLWGGKGTDTLSGGPGSNEVHQD
- a CDS encoding MBL fold metallo-hydrolase — its product is MTANRASRFNRRLLIRGAAAGAAVPAVLPTAAQAAAGTAPSAHKSRDAETSDATTSDAKTSDATASDAKTSEATFQWLGTSGWRIDTDGGRTILFDPYLSRFETGLFKKTFNPKTPLTTDGTAIDRHRGSPELILVSHSHWDHLNDVPYIAAAAPDARIVGTETTYHLLRALGVDKARIAVVRGGEVLDFDGLVVEAVSSRHSRNDSYSYFAPGTLTGPRPAPRPSPTSRKATPSPST
- a CDS encoding SDR family oxidoreductase — its product is MSAPVALITGGTSGIGRATAELLHRRGYRVVVTGQNPDTIAAAEKEFPEGVVVVRADARSLAETDRVVEEIRQRFGGLDVIFLNAAIVRMLPIEAEAFDEAAYDDLFGVNVKGQFFTLQKALPLLHDGGSIIFNVGIGATRGIPGGAAVSAATKGALLSMVPSLALELAPRRIRVNAVSPGPIDTGIWAKQGMPAEMLEEVAKATVSQVPLGRFGTSEEVAEVVAFLASDAAGFVTGENLVVGGGVGVRS
- a CDS encoding serine hydrolase — encoded protein: MIEKRIAEVFAEADAEARLHAVDIDVPGRELGLGVDDQVVIASVFKILLVLEFARQADAGQLDPRERVVITAPDRLGGWGTAGCADDVEMSLRDLAYFALSVSDNSAADALMRRTGLDTVRLLAAELGLDRTRIVGGPRELLESMFEDAGATDEAAFAAVYPTLAFERLRRFRVLDPRHTTSSTPRDITTLLGLIWRDRAGSPAACALVRELMSRQVFRQRLASGFPDEVLVAAKTGTLPSLHIEAGVVRYPDGGRYAVAVFARTASAAAARTAVDAAIGRAARLAVDALRRR
- a CDS encoding substrate-binding domain-containing protein, giving the protein MHPTRKAALSAIALLAVATAGCEPGAASTSSHRSSAEPGCPAVLARAKQAVKKAEAVDAPWKGPTTGPEVAGHGKSVVFIAHDLSNPGPAGVAQGVQEAATLLRWSARTLNGQGTPAGYRSAFKKALALKPDGIAIAGFDPGSVADEIKQARAAGIPVIGWHAAPTPGPDGSPELFSNVTTRVEDVAKISADWIIARSGGRAGVVLFTDATVPFAKHKSDLIKKELATCSDVKLLSYRNLPIPEVNKRALGEVRSLLSRYGDKWTYSAAINDLYFRHTAAALRAAGKDGADAPFNIGAGDGDPSAFQRVNGERFQAATVPEPLTEQGWQIVDEFNRAFADKPASGYVPAVHITTAANSGGALSWDSEGYRQAYRKIWGK
- a CDS encoding LysR family transcriptional regulator, whose protein sequence is MDLIRHLRLFIVVAEELHFSRAADLLGMAQPPLSQSIRRLERELGLELFDRSARQVRLTPAGALLLEEARELLAREERLRTVMARVRDGELGTLRAGVPPQTPARTLHALLSACAEEFPGLRIDLQEVDTAEQVRLLAAARLDVGLVHHPVADADDLVVGPSAGVELGVVLPRSSPLARLSEVALADLTGHELFLFPRAAAPGWYDRILDICREGGFTPPAVRHARNPEFLLGLVASGRGVAFDDGRVAGKEPRAAWRPLAGRPLTLWMSAVWPAHAAHPAAAPFARIAADVIAREDPPHRLLTPAEESGRPRPWSVVFEPGAGPATP
- a CDS encoding LysR family transcriptional regulator, translated to MADTPPPVDLDLRLVRYFTVVAEYRHFRRAAEALHITQPSLSRQIRQLERQLGARLIDRTPRGSKLTEAGEVFLSRAKALLRSAAQAAAHTRAVAEPSRITIGYIMNVIVTPAVRELRHRNPDADVHTLHLTWNDARAALLDHRVDAAVTRLPFPTGDLRVTVLYDEPRVLVVPIDHPLAGKESVTVADIADEPLIRGADPVWNAFWRIDPRPDGSRAPDGPLAEGVEDKLELIASGQAVTIAPGAYTQGLRPDLAIVPLHGVEPSHVVLATRADDNSRLVTAFRKYARAHLTGPHSAGSTATR
- a CDS encoding FadR/GntR family transcriptional regulator, whose translation is MDWRQLRHSTLSRPDALAVGLERLILSGELPPGSRVPPERELAESLGVSRGSVREALRALASRGLVARRPGSGTVVLDPGATPRGDILASGLDATAELLQVMEVRACIEPSVTARAARRATPADIVQLHALLDAMRREPTRREFTDLDRTFHRAIAQYTRNPLLLRLLDRVYEIGEPGRRETSLSAARRRATIEEHQAILRAIEARDPEAARAASETHLDSVLHRIEEQRRRTEARGGGAEARGGGVEARGGVVEAGDGGVEAGGR